The stretch of DNA GCGAGCTCGGTGTCGAAGACCGTCTCGCAGACGAAGCCGAGTTCGCGGAGGCAGGGAAGGTCCTGGTCGGCGGCGTGCAGGATCCACTGCGGGCCGGTCATCGCGTCGATCACCGGGCGCAGGGCGTCGGGATGGTCGATCGGGTCGAGCAGGAAGCTTCCGGCTCCGGTGCGGCGCAGCTGAATCAGATAGGCGCGCTGAGAGTATTTGAATCCGCTGGCGCGTTCGGTGTCGACGGCGATGGGGCCGGTGCCCGCGGCCAGGCGGGCCGCGACGTCGGCGAACTCGTCGGGGGTGGACAGGACCGCGGGCACGCCCTCGCGGGGGGCGGTCAGCGCGACGACGGGAACATCGGGCGACGGGGCGGGATCGGTCACGGCGGCTCAGACCGTGCCGAGCGACGCCACGCCGGCGGGCGGCAGACCGGCGACGGACGCCACGACTTCACAGAACGCTTCGAGATGGCCGGTCAGATCGCCGTCGGTGGCCGTCCACGACGCGCGCAGCTCGAGCTGATGCGACTGCGGCGGGCCCGCGATGTCGCCGTAGCGCACCGACGTCGTCGCCGTCACGGTTCCGCCGAGCGCGCGCACCATCGGCACCTCGCTGCCGAACGGGGGAGTCGACTCCGTCTCGCCGTCGGCGACACCGAGTTCTTCGGCTAGCCAGCTCCAGGCCACCTGGGGCAGCAGCGGATCGGCGGCCAGGGCGGCCTCGACTTCGGCCTGGATGTATGCGACGAGGCGGAACGTCCCGTTCCACGCGTCCTGCCCGTCCGGGTCGTACAGCAGCACGAGACGTCCGAACGAACTGCCTGCGGAGTCCGCGGGCAGCTGCGCCGGGTCGGCGGTGTCGGGCGAGCGCACTTCCACGCCGAGGGCGTAGCTGTAGGGTGCGAGACGCTGCGGGGGACGGATCGAACCGACCTCGATCTCCGGCCGCACCGATGCAGCGTGCAGCGACTGCACCGCTACGCGGAACTCGGCAGGCTCCGTAGGAGCTCCAGAACTGGTCACGGCCGTCAGGTTAGGCCCCGCATCGGCTCGGGTGGCGGAGGCGCGCCGGGAATACGGGGTGTGAGCCGATCCGATGCGTCGAGGATGGCACAGTGAACACATGACTACGGTGCGTGCCCG from Gordonia humi encodes:
- a CDS encoding DUF3000 family protein → MTSSGAPTEPAEFRVAVQSLHAASVRPEIEVGSIRPPQRLAPYSYALGVEVRSPDTADPAQLPADSAGSSFGRLVLLYDPDGQDAWNGTFRLVAYIQAEVEAALAADPLLPQVAWSWLAEELGVADGETESTPPFGSEVPMVRALGGTVTATTSVRYGDIAGPPQSHQLELRASWTATDGDLTGHLEAFCEVVASVAGLPPAGVASLGTV